One stretch of Arachis duranensis cultivar V14167 chromosome 1, aradu.V14167.gnm2.J7QH, whole genome shotgun sequence DNA includes these proteins:
- the LOC107486174 gene encoding uncharacterized protein LOC107486174 has product MVPHSYTLDSHSKSQDLASTIAAASTPSQIVSTCASIDSFLHSHTPDQSRHFFSLAFPTLICKLFGFDDPSNPNKPPSPAGWIDVAISSNDSDLSAALSSLLSPAGTLSSAISAVDNLSLVKYVFPAERLPEWARFLLISSSSSPTGVASGGPGALSELCPSLFQSRVKESPPSSQIQLNVFEYFLFWFAYYPVCRGKSENSHLVEVKSVKKFRLENWAHSIPVFASAVKRSGNAEQKTESNLYIRILRSYLSAYVPTYDLNAHQPYRSSILHYAGGFDAKVVARAQFLVSALIHFWLVDNDFSPFPLKDCKFLGVSFRLRSVLGETPPTPGLGEVVKVFVRYLNLSTVAVIEARDGGGASECCGSPRWRNLGSSSSFDAVRAKELVSKYNSLRCWNPWVQRPLYRYLLRTFLFCPVAASVKNVSQVFSVWISYLEPWNVTEDELSELEAIANGSASALVNERKENYVARSRGYTPQWQDYVLSNYLYFSSLVMHFIGFAHRFLHNDVELIIQMVLKVLDMLTSSKELIDLLKNVDTLFHSKQAGPGKPMLNNLYRYVPSIHEQLQDWEDGLCETDADGSFLHENWNKDLRLFVEGEDGGQQLLQLFILRAEAELQAMSGHVSSLQCIDSLKEKLGYLFDGHTMISSPTSPEPIHHQQCRDDIFKPRRAGNHAYVDVKYKGDWMRRPISNDEIAWLAKVLIRLSDWMNESLGLNQAAEGTQISPAIPYVEITPDVAHVCGPSEALKVFFCAVVSWLFFVGAGCLGLMRRCGLRVNLRVLASKKFVMVLVLYGSFSILKKIIRVLYSM; this is encoded by the exons ATGGTCCCTCACTCCTACACCCTCGATTCCCACTCTAAATCTCAGGACCTCGCTTCAACCATCGCCGCCGCATCAACACCTTCCCAAATCGTCTCCACCTGCGCCTCCATCGACTCCTTCCTGCACTCCCACACACCCGATCAGTCCCGCCACTTCTTCTCCCTCGCCTTCCCAACCCTAATCTGCAAACTCTTCGGCTTTGACGACCCAAGTAACCCTAACAAACCTCCCTCCCCCGCTGGCTGGATCGATGTCGCCATTTCCTCCAACGACTCCGACCTCTCCGCCGCACTCTCCAGTCTCCTCTCCCCAGCCGGAACCCTCTCATCCGCTATCTCCGCCGTCGACAACCTCTCCCTCGTCAAATACGTCTTCCCTGCCGAACGCCTTCCGGAGTGGGCCCGCTTCCTTCTaatctcctcctcttcctctcccACCGGTGTAGCCTCCGGCGGCCCCGGCGCACTCTCCGAACTCTGCCCCTCTCTCTTCCAATCTAGGGTTAAAGAATCACCACCTTCTTCCCAAATCCAGCTCAATGTTTTCGAGTACTTCCTCTTCTGGTTCGCGTATTACCCTGTTTGCAGGGGCAAATCGGAGAATTCACACCTTGTCGAGGTTAAGAGTGTGAAGAAGTTTCGGTTAGAGAATTGGGCTCATTCGATTCCAGTTTTTGCCAGCGCCGTTAAACGTTCTGGTAATGCCGAACAGAAAACTGAATCGAATTTGTATATACGTATTCTACGGTCGTATCTGAGCGCGTATGTCCCAACCTACGACCTCAACGCACACCAACCCTACCGTAGCTCGATCCTTCACTACGCTGGCGGTTTTGATGCCAAGGTTGTGGCGCGTGCTCAGTTTCTGGTTTCTGCCTTGATTCATTTCTGGCTTGTTGATAACGATTTCTCGCCGTttcctttgaaagattgcaaGTTCCTTGGCGTCTCTTTCCGGCTCCGGTCGGTGCTGGGAGAGACTCCACCGACTCCAGGGCTCGGTGAGGTGGTGAAAGTTTTTGTGAGGTATTTGAATTTGAGCACCGTAGCGGTGATTGAAGCTCGCGACGGTGGAGGTGCCAGCGAGTGTTGTGGGAGCCCTAGATGGAGGAATTTgggttcttcttcctcatttgaTGCAGTGAGGGCGAAGGAATTGGTTTCGAAGTACAATTCTCTGCGGTGTTGGAACCCATGGGTGCAGAGGCCTCTGTATAGATACCTGCTGAGAACGTTCTTGTTCTGCCCTGTGGCGGCTTCCGTGAAGAATGTTTCTCAGGTTTTCTCGGTCTGGATTAGTTACTTGGAGCCTTGGAATGTAACTGAGGATGAGCTCTCTGAGCTTGAAGCTATTGCCAATGGGTCTGCTTCTGCTCTGGTGAATGAAAGGAAGGAGAATTATGTTGCCAGAAGCCGTGGTTATACTCCACAGTGGCAGGATTATGTGCTGTCTAACTACCTATACTTCAGTTCCCTGGTTATGCATTTTATTGGATTTGCTCACAGATTTCTTCATAATGATGTTGAGCTTATAATCCAGATGGTGCTCAAG GTGTTAGACATGTTGACGTCATCAAAAGAGCTCATCGACCTTCTGAAGAATGTGGATACGCTTTTCCACTCCAAACAGGCTGGACCAGGCAAACCAATGTTGAACAACTTGTACAGATATGTTCCTAGTATCCATGAGCAGTTGCAG GACTGGGAAGATGGTTTATGTGAGACTGATGCTGATGGCTCATTCTTACATGAGAATTGGAACAAGGATTTGCGACTGTTTGTGGAGGGGGAGGATGGCGGACAACAGCTTCTTCAG CTGTTTATACTACGTGCAGAAGCTGAGTTGCAAGCTATGTCTGGGCATGTATCAAGCCTTCAATGCATAGATTCATTGAAGGAAAAGTTGGGGTACTTATTTGATGGACACACAATGATATCATCCCCAACTTCCCCAGAGCCAATCCATCATCAACAATGTCGTGATGACATATTCAAGCCAAGAAGAGCTGGCAACCATGCGTATGTAGATGTTAAGTATAAAGGCGACTGGATGAGACGTCCAATATCAAATGACGAGATTGCATGGCTTGCAAAAGTGCTGATTAGGTTGTCTGATTGGATGAATGAGAGTCTTGGACTGAATCAAGCGGCCGAGGGGACTCAAATAAGCCCCGCCATCCCCTATGTGGAAATTACACCTGATGTTGCCCATGTCTGTGGCCCTTCGGAGGCCCTGAAGGTCTTTTTCTGCGCAGTTGTGTCTTGGCTTTTCTTTGTTGGTGCTGGCTGTTTGGGTTTGATGCGAAGATGTGGTCTGAGGGTGAACCTAAGGGTACTGGCCTCCAAGAAATTTGTAATGGTTTTGGTTTTATATGGTTCATTTAGCATATTGAAAAAAATCATACGAGTTTTGTATAGCATGTAG